Proteins co-encoded in one Halorussus sp. MSC15.2 genomic window:
- a CDS encoding alpha-amylase family protein has translation MGGSDHWYKNSVVYAVDVKRFDDSDGDGVGDFHGLTDRLDYLSRLGVDCIWLLPFFPSPMRDNGYDVADYYGIDDRLGTLGDFAEFLHGAENRGIRVLVDLVVNHTSDQHPWFQKAREDPDSKYRDYYAWTDDPESASVDAETIFPGQEESVWTYDEVADAYYFHRFYDYEPGLNLSNPDVRQEIRNIMGFWLRLGVDGFRLDAASHMVEAKGLESTRPDDPHGIVRNFRSFVTKRKGDAVLLGEVDEEPRRLGEFFGDGDELNLLFNFLLDNYLFLGLARENVEPVVEGLRLLPSVPTEGQWLNFLRNLDELDLERLTESERRDVFEAFAPEENMRIFGRGIRRRLAPMLDDGRQLRLAYSLLFSLPGTPMVVYGDEIGMGDDLSLAGRDAVRTPMQWSSEVNAGFSDAPAEQLVAPVVDEGEYGYENVNVLDQQFDPDSLFNWVQRLVHLRKQNPEVGWGEFDLVETTPPGVMVHRCTWDGRSVVAVHNLADEETTVSFELPETTQLVDMFADRDYEPLDGTTHEFAVSPYGYRWLRGARGEPSRFDEWDSTGQ, from the coding sequence ATGGGGGGAAGCGACCACTGGTACAAGAACAGCGTCGTCTACGCCGTCGACGTCAAACGGTTCGACGACTCCGACGGCGACGGCGTCGGCGACTTCCACGGTCTCACGGACCGACTGGACTACCTCTCGCGACTCGGCGTAGACTGCATCTGGCTCCTCCCGTTCTTCCCGAGTCCGATGCGCGACAACGGCTACGACGTGGCCGACTACTACGGAATCGACGACCGACTCGGCACGCTGGGCGACTTCGCCGAGTTCCTCCACGGGGCCGAGAACCGCGGCATCCGCGTCCTCGTGGACCTCGTGGTCAACCACACGTCGGACCAGCATCCGTGGTTCCAGAAGGCCCGCGAGGACCCCGACTCGAAGTACCGCGACTACTACGCTTGGACCGACGACCCCGAATCGGCGTCGGTCGACGCCGAGACGATATTCCCCGGGCAAGAGGAGAGCGTCTGGACCTACGACGAAGTCGCCGACGCCTACTACTTCCACCGCTTCTACGACTACGAACCCGGTCTGAACCTCTCGAACCCGGACGTGCGTCAGGAGATACGCAATATCATGGGATTCTGGCTCCGACTTGGCGTGGACGGGTTCCGCCTCGACGCCGCCTCCCACATGGTCGAAGCGAAGGGCCTCGAATCCACGAGACCCGACGACCCGCACGGAATCGTGCGCAACTTCCGTAGCTTCGTGACCAAGCGCAAGGGCGACGCCGTCCTCCTCGGCGAGGTGGACGAGGAACCGCGCCGACTCGGCGAGTTCTTCGGCGACGGTGACGAACTCAACCTGCTGTTCAACTTCCTGCTCGACAACTACCTGTTTCTGGGTCTCGCCCGCGAGAACGTCGAACCCGTCGTCGAGGGACTGCGACTGCTCCCCTCGGTGCCGACCGAAGGCCAGTGGCTTAACTTCCTGCGCAACCTCGACGAGTTGGACCTCGAACGCCTCACCGAGTCCGAGCGCCGGGACGTGTTCGAGGCGTTCGCGCCCGAGGAGAACATGCGCATCTTCGGCCGGGGCATCCGCCGCCGACTCGCGCCGATGCTCGACGACGGGCGGCAACTCCGACTCGCCTACAGTCTCCTGTTCTCGCTACCGGGGACACCGATGGTCGTCTACGGCGACGAAATCGGGATGGGCGACGACCTCTCGCTGGCGGGGCGCGACGCCGTGCGCACGCCGATGCAGTGGTCGTCCGAGGTGAACGCCGGGTTCTCGGACGCGCCCGCCGAGCAACTCGTCGCGCCGGTGGTGGACGAGGGAGAGTACGGCTACGAGAACGTGAACGTGTTGGACCAGCAGTTCGACCCGGACTCGCTGTTCAACTGGGTACAGCGACTCGTCCACCTCCGGAAGCAGAATCCGGAAGTCGGTTGGGGGGAGTTCGACCTCGTGGAGACGACGCCGCCGGGCGTGATGGTCCACCGGTGTACGTGGGACGGGCGGAGCGTCGTGGCGGTCCACAATCTCGCCGACGAGGAGACGACGGTCTCGTTCGAGTTACCCGAAACCACCCAACTCGTGGACATGTTCGCCGACCGCGACTACGAACCGCTCGACGGGACGACCCACGAGTTCGCGGTCTCGCCCTACGGCTACCGGTGGCTCCGCGGCGCTCGCGGCGAACCGTCTCGCTTCGACGAGTGGGACAGTACCGGCCAGTAG
- a CDS encoding sensory rhodopsin transducer: MVGKKRWAIAEGYVPETSHGPEPEMTSHETVCVLNATGEDAHVEITVYYTDEDPVGPYEVTVPAERTKHVRFNGLDDPEPIPKGTPFASVVESNVPIVCQHTRLDSRQAENALLTTVPYGAE, translated from the coding sequence ATGGTCGGGAAGAAGCGATGGGCCATCGCGGAGGGGTACGTCCCCGAAACGAGCCACGGTCCGGAACCCGAGATGACCAGCCACGAGACCGTCTGCGTCCTGAACGCGACCGGCGAGGACGCGCACGTCGAGATAACTGTCTACTACACCGACGAGGACCCGGTCGGTCCCTACGAGGTGACGGTGCCCGCCGAGCGCACGAAGCACGTCCGGTTCAACGGACTCGACGACCCCGAACCAATTCCGAAGGGGACGCCGTTCGCCAGCGTCGTCGAGTCCAATGTGCCGATAGTCTGCCAGCACACCCGCCTCGACTCGCGACAGGCTGAGAACGCGCTGCTGACGACGGTTCCGTACGGGGCCGAGTAG
- a CDS encoding TIGR03885 family FMN-dependent LLM class oxidoreductase — translation MTDIGYHASHEQFAPSDLLEYVRRAEEAGFTDVLASDHFHPWSERQGEAGFVWSWLGAAMETTSMTFGTVNAPGYRYHPTIVAQAAATLRSMYPERFWLSVGSGELLNEHVTGERWPGKDERNARLEACAEVMRRLWDGETVTHHGQVTVEDARLHTLPDTAPPLVGAALSEQTARWLAEWADGMVTVATTDHESLQRRIEAFRERAPDAPVYLKVQLSYAEDEETALEGAYDQWRTNCVPGPVTQNLRTTEQYDAVGETVTREEVKENVRVSADLDRHVEWLREDLALDVEKVFLHNVNREQEQFVDAFGERVLPEFE, via the coding sequence ATGACTGACATCGGTTACCACGCCTCCCACGAGCAGTTCGCGCCCAGCGACCTCCTGGAGTACGTCAGGCGCGCCGAGGAGGCGGGGTTCACGGACGTCCTCGCGTCGGACCACTTCCACCCGTGGAGCGAGCGGCAGGGCGAGGCGGGGTTCGTCTGGTCGTGGCTGGGCGCGGCGATGGAGACCACGTCGATGACGTTCGGCACCGTGAACGCGCCGGGGTACCGCTACCACCCGACCATCGTCGCGCAGGCCGCGGCGACGCTCCGGTCGATGTACCCCGAGCGGTTCTGGCTGTCGGTCGGCAGCGGCGAGTTGCTCAACGAACACGTGACCGGCGAGAGGTGGCCGGGGAAGGACGAACGGAACGCGCGACTCGAAGCGTGCGCCGAGGTCATGCGACGGCTCTGGGACGGCGAGACGGTGACTCACCACGGGCAGGTTACAGTGGAAGACGCCCGACTCCACACCCTGCCCGACACAGCGCCGCCCCTCGTCGGCGCGGCGCTGTCGGAGCAGACCGCCCGCTGGCTCGCGGAGTGGGCCGACGGCATGGTCACGGTCGCCACGACCGACCACGAGTCGCTGCAGCGCCGCATCGAAGCGTTCCGGGAGCGAGCGCCCGACGCCCCGGTCTACCTCAAGGTCCAACTGTCCTACGCCGAGGACGAGGAGACGGCGCTGGAGGGCGCGTACGACCAGTGGCGGACGAACTGCGTGCCCGGACCTGTGACCCAGAACCTCCGCACCACCGAGCAGTACGACGCGGTGGGCGAGACGGTCACCAGAGAGGAGGTGAAGGAGAACGTCCGAGTGTCGGCCGACCTCGACCGGCACGTCGAGTGGTTGCGCGAGGACCTCGCGCTCGACGTGGAGAAGGTGTTCCTACACAACGTCAACCGGGAGCAGGAGCAGTTCGTGGACGCGTTCGGCGAGCGGGTGCTGCCGGAGTTCGAGTGA
- a CDS encoding HAD family hydrolase, with amino-acid sequence MTYDAVLFDCDGVIAEMPDRETMTDAMGRVQRRFELSAPPENIVADFFRGNLSAITDRCRAADIDRDTFCTEAAREAIRAQLSEIRSGVRSHYDDVTAICDLDYSLGIVSDNHPRVLSFLLRQFDLTDCFETVHGCRFTPSGLERRKPDPQNIETAMETLDADTALYVGDRPVDVKAADNAGIDSALLRRERRPEREVAVSPTYELSTLWRLPDVL; translated from the coding sequence ATGACCTACGACGCGGTACTGTTCGATTGCGACGGCGTCATCGCGGAGATGCCCGACCGAGAGACCATGACGGACGCGATGGGGCGCGTCCAGCGACGGTTCGAACTGTCCGCCCCGCCGGAGAATATCGTCGCCGACTTCTTCCGGGGGAACCTCTCGGCCATCACCGACCGCTGTCGGGCGGCCGACATCGACCGCGACACCTTCTGCACGGAGGCCGCGCGGGAGGCGATTCGGGCGCAACTGTCCGAGATTCGGTCCGGCGTCCGTTCGCACTACGACGACGTCACCGCGATTTGCGACCTGGACTACTCGCTCGGTATCGTCAGTGACAACCACCCCCGCGTGCTCTCGTTTCTGCTGCGTCAGTTCGACCTGACGGATTGCTTCGAGACGGTCCACGGCTGTCGGTTCACGCCGTCGGGACTCGAACGCCGCAAACCCGACCCGCAGAACATCGAGACCGCGATGGAGACGCTCGACGCCGACACCGCCCTGTACGTCGGCGACCGCCCGGTAGACGTCAAGGCGGCCGACAACGCCGGTATCGACTCCGCGCTCCTGCGACGCGAGCGCCGGCCCGAGCGCGAGGTGGCGGTCTCACCGACCTACGAGCTATCGACCCTCTGGCGACTCCCAGACGTCCTCTGA
- a CDS encoding winged helix-turn-helix domain-containing protein, whose amino-acid sequence MENPAEAALERLGFLTASPNRVRLLRSLSTNTAPPDALGEDLDLPRSTLQRNLTALEEQGYVSHEVTENRYEITVAGELAFKAVEDALSTVELAASLGPFFERFPTELPVETDSLRSCDVTVSTTDTPFEPLYHVRRNVMDATSVKGFVPTLNPLYLETLRDCVPEQLTLDVIAPPTAYESANPDYDETFATLEAADDVTLREASAVPEYALGIVDETVLLGAFDERMRTHSVLEAPSQPELLEWAEAKYDEVEAASIPR is encoded by the coding sequence ATGGAGAACCCCGCCGAGGCTGCGCTAGAGCGACTCGGGTTCCTGACCGCGTCACCGAATCGCGTCCGCCTGTTGCGGTCACTCTCCACGAACACGGCACCGCCGGACGCGCTGGGAGAGGATTTGGACCTCCCTCGCTCGACACTCCAGCGAAACCTCACCGCCCTCGAAGAGCAGGGATACGTCTCTCACGAGGTCACGGAGAACCGATACGAGATAACCGTTGCCGGGGAACTCGCTTTCAAAGCGGTCGAAGACGCGCTCTCGACGGTCGAACTCGCGGCGTCGCTCGGTCCGTTCTTCGAGCGTTTTCCGACCGAACTTCCCGTCGAGACGGACTCGTTACGGTCGTGTGACGTGACGGTGTCCACGACAGACACCCCGTTCGAACCGCTCTACCACGTCCGACGGAACGTGATGGACGCGACGAGCGTGAAAGGGTTCGTGCCGACGCTCAATCCGCTCTACCTCGAAACGCTCCGTGATTGTGTCCCCGAACAGTTGACCCTCGACGTCATCGCACCGCCCACCGCGTACGAATCGGCGAATCCCGATTACGACGAGACGTTCGCGACGCTCGAAGCGGCCGACGACGTGACGCTCCGCGAAGCGAGCGCGGTACCGGAGTACGCGCTCGGAATCGTCGACGAGACGGTTCTGCTCGGGGCGTTCGACGAACGGATGCGAACGCATTCGGTGCTGGAGGCACCGTCGCAACCGGAACTGCTGGAGTGGGCCGAAGCGAAGTACGACGAAGTCGAGGCGGCGTCGATACCTCGCTGA
- a CDS encoding HIT family protein yields MSRDDCIFCQIVEGDIPSRTVFEDDTAMAFLDANPLAPGHTLVIPKEHHETLEETPEDVAAHVFGALHRLNTAVEHAVDADGTNVAFNNGEAAGQEVPHVHGHIIPRFEGDGGNPIHAVAGKRPDLTEDELDEIAEEIHSQRD; encoded by the coding sequence ATGAGTCGAGACGACTGCATCTTCTGCCAGATAGTCGAAGGCGACATCCCGAGTCGAACCGTCTTCGAGGACGACACCGCGATGGCCTTCCTCGACGCGAATCCGCTCGCGCCGGGCCACACGCTCGTCATCCCGAAGGAACACCACGAGACGCTCGAAGAGACGCCAGAAGACGTGGCCGCCCACGTCTTCGGCGCGCTCCACCGCCTCAACACCGCGGTCGAACACGCCGTGGACGCCGACGGGACCAACGTCGCGTTCAACAACGGCGAGGCCGCCGGACAGGAAGTTCCCCACGTCCACGGCCACATCATCCCGCGGTTCGAGGGCGACGGCGGGAACCCGATTCACGCGGTCGCGGGCAAGCGCCCGGACCTCACCGAGGATGAACTGGACGAAATAGCCGAGGAGATTCACAGCCAGCGCGACTGA
- a CDS encoding AAA family ATPase: protein MAYSTAALVGATGGAGTTRLAVELGATLARDGREVAILDAAFATEGLARHVSGRIDADVTALLTEDETVQADRLPAEGLREHPATADLAGRLALCPAHAPFERLARAKTTDAARRFETLLGETASAYDHVLVDAPPVASNQAVAAVTAAECVAVVAPASERGVDALQRARGRVADVGASVDAVVANRAEPEHPVRSADAAVPESEVRTVEGVPASAPDPETAFAPAVAHVAEVVFDAELGLEFEESGLLDFDAEELLPDALS, encoded by the coding sequence ATGGCCTACTCGACTGCCGCGCTCGTCGGCGCGACCGGCGGCGCGGGCACGACCCGACTCGCCGTCGAACTCGGGGCGACGCTGGCCCGCGACGGCCGCGAAGTGGCGATTCTCGACGCCGCGTTCGCCACCGAGGGACTCGCTCGCCACGTCTCGGGCCGCATCGACGCCGACGTGACCGCGCTCCTGACCGAGGACGAAACGGTCCAAGCTGACCGACTGCCCGCGGAGGGTCTCCGAGAACACCCCGCGACCGCCGACCTCGCGGGCCGACTCGCACTCTGTCCGGCCCACGCGCCCTTCGAGCGACTGGCTCGCGCGAAAACCACCGACGCCGCCCGGCGGTTCGAGACCCTGCTCGGCGAGACCGCCTCGGCGTACGACCACGTGCTGGTGGACGCGCCGCCCGTCGCGTCGAATCAGGCCGTCGCCGCGGTTACCGCGGCCGAGTGTGTCGCGGTCGTCGCACCCGCGAGCGAGCGTGGCGTGGACGCGCTCCAGCGCGCTCGCGGCCGGGTCGCCGACGTGGGTGCGAGCGTGGACGCCGTAGTTGCCAACCGCGCCGAACCCGAGCATCCGGTCCGGAGCGCGGACGCCGCAGTTCCGGAGAGCGAAGTGCGGACCGTCGAGGGGGTTCCGGCCAGCGCCCCGGACCCGGAAACGGCCTTCGCGCCCGCGGTCGCTCACGTCGCGGAGGTCGTCTTCGACGCCGAACTAGGACTGGAGTTCGAGGAATCGGGACTACTCGACTTCGACGCCGAGGAGTTGCTGCCGGACGCGCTCTCTTGA
- a CDS encoding transcription initiation factor IIB family protein, translating to MSEAHATARTCPECDGRLTPDSDETVCTDCGLVVSEDRIDRGPEWRSFEDDDTSEKRTGAPLTRSRHDRGLTTEIGHDGDLRLTGRKRRRVARMRKHHERSKIGSKTERNQVYAFTEIRRLVSALDLSRNVRDRACVLFESAQSEDLLRGRSLEGFTAAAVYATCRTASVSRTLDEVLEVARARRGELKTAYDAMNRELGLPTGPIDPKEYLPRFASRLGLPTDIEREAAELVERGYEENLVSGRNPGGFAAACLYTVARGTRHRMTQKEAAEVADVTAVTLRSSYRDLQD from the coding sequence ATGAGCGAAGCACACGCGACGGCACGAACCTGCCCCGAATGCGACGGCCGACTGACTCCCGACAGCGACGAGACTGTCTGTACGGACTGCGGTCTCGTCGTCTCGGAGGACCGCATCGACCGCGGCCCGGAGTGGCGGTCGTTCGAGGACGACGACACCTCCGAGAAGCGCACCGGCGCGCCCCTCACCCGGTCGCGCCACGACCGCGGACTGACGACCGAAATCGGCCACGACGGCGACTTGCGGTTGACGGGGCGCAAGCGACGGCGAGTCGCGCGGATGCGCAAGCACCACGAGCGCTCCAAAATCGGGTCGAAGACGGAGCGAAATCAGGTCTACGCGTTTACCGAGATTCGGCGACTCGTGAGCGCGCTCGACCTCTCGCGGAACGTCCGGGACCGGGCCTGCGTCCTGTTCGAGTCGGCCCAGTCCGAGGACCTGCTCCGGGGGCGGTCGCTGGAGGGGTTCACGGCCGCCGCGGTGTACGCGACCTGTCGGACCGCCTCGGTCTCCCGTACGCTCGACGAAGTGCTGGAGGTGGCGCGGGCGAGACGCGGCGAACTCAAGACGGCGTACGACGCGATGAACCGCGAACTCGGACTGCCGACCGGTCCCATCGACCCGAAAGAGTACCTGCCGCGGTTCGCCAGCAGACTCGGCCTGCCGACCGACATCGAGCGCGAGGCGGCCGAACTGGTCGAACGGGGCTACGAGGAGAATCTGGTCTCTGGCCGGAACCCCGGCGGGTTCGCCGCGGCGTGTCTCTACACCGTGGCACGCGGGACGCGCCACCGGATGACCCAGAAGGAGGCCGCCGAGGTGGCCGACGTGACCGCCGTGACGCTCCGGTCGTCGTACCGGGACCTACAGGACTGA
- a CDS encoding AAA family ATPase, which yields MILAVAGGKGGVGKSTVALNLGAELDAVVVDADLAMADLAARRGPDLHDVLADRADPLEAVREGGPVRLLPCGRTLAGARAGDVTGLVAAVEAVEDAYETVVVDCPAGMAADAGMPLLAGDATVLVTSPREFALADALRTRELARELDAGLAAVALNRTGDRPPTERVRRALGAPVVPIPDDERVRRAQRNCSPVSAFATGSHVAERFVELAEETRLATEEQSSVL from the coding sequence GTGATACTGGCCGTCGCAGGCGGGAAAGGCGGCGTCGGCAAGTCCACCGTCGCGCTCAATCTCGGCGCGGAACTCGATGCCGTGGTCGTGGACGCCGACCTCGCCATGGCCGACCTCGCCGCGCGGCGCGGCCCGGACCTCCACGACGTACTGGCCGACCGGGCCGACCCCCTCGAAGCAGTTCGCGAGGGCGGTCCCGTGCGCCTGCTCCCGTGCGGTCGTACGCTCGCCGGAGCGCGCGCCGGGGACGTGACCGGTCTCGTCGCGGCGGTCGAAGCGGTCGAAGACGCCTACGAGACCGTCGTCGTAGACTGTCCCGCGGGGATGGCCGCCGACGCGGGGATGCCTCTGCTCGCGGGAGACGCGACCGTCCTCGTCACGTCGCCCCGCGAGTTCGCGCTGGCCGACGCCCTCCGGACGCGTGAACTCGCCCGCGAACTCGACGCGGGACTGGCCGCCGTCGCGCTCAACCGGACCGGCGACCGGCCGCCGACCGAACGCGTCCGCCGGGCGCTCGGTGCGCCGGTCGTGCCGATTCCCGACGACGAACGCGTTCGCCGGGCACAGCGCAACTGCTCGCCGGTATCGGCGTTCGCGACGGGGAGCCACGTCGCTGAGCGCTTCGTCGAACTCGCAGAAGAGACACGTCTCGCGACCGAAGAACAGTCGTCAGTCCTGTAG
- a CDS encoding DUF835 domain-containing protein: protein MQTKGHDEDESFESDLAQGDCVLLLAPSIHSATEDACLDLLAFDDASEENVLWVTYTRSPDTCIRDWLTRTGERPRNMRLVSVGDTTRSATARAGSDTTSATGDEVVETLSNPGDLTGLGIKLSEILREWDALDGRTVACFDSLTALLQYADLQTVYKFLHVLTGRFAAADVTAHFHLDPDACDTQTVSTLTSLFDTVVEFDDGEWSVRSR, encoded by the coding sequence ATGCAAACCAAGGGTCACGACGAAGACGAGTCGTTCGAATCCGACCTCGCGCAGGGAGACTGCGTCCTGCTACTCGCGCCGTCGATTCACTCGGCGACCGAGGACGCGTGTCTCGACCTCCTCGCGTTCGACGACGCTTCGGAAGAGAACGTCCTGTGGGTCACGTACACTCGGTCGCCGGACACGTGTATCCGTGACTGGCTCACACGCACGGGGGAGCGTCCCCGGAACATGCGATTAGTGAGTGTCGGCGATACGACTCGCTCGGCGACGGCCCGCGCCGGTAGCGACACCACTTCAGCGACGGGCGACGAGGTCGTCGAGACGCTGTCGAACCCGGGCGACCTGACGGGTCTCGGAATCAAACTGAGCGAAATTCTCCGAGAGTGGGACGCGCTCGACGGGCGGACCGTCGCTTGCTTCGACTCGCTGACCGCCCTGCTCCAGTACGCCGACCTCCAGACCGTCTACAAGTTCCTTCACGTGCTGACCGGTCGGTTCGCCGCGGCCGACGTGACCGCGCACTTCCACCTCGACCCCGACGCGTGCGACACCCAGACCGTCAGTACGCTCACGTCCCTGTTCGACACCGTGGTCGAGTTCGACGACGGCGAGTGGAGCGTGCGAAGTCGATAA